The nucleotide window GCACCACATCCATGCCCACACCTCGGCCAGAAATATCCGTGACCTTTTCGGCGGTGGAAAACCCAGGTGCGAAAATCAGCTGCCAGAGTTCGTCATCGGGCGTGGATTCTGATACAGGGAAGCCTTGAGCGATGGCTTTTTTAAGAATACGGTCGCGATTAAGGCCCGCCCCATCGTCGATCACGTCAATAATAATCTGACCGCCATTGTGCTGGGCCGACAGAATCAGCGTGCCTTCGGGCTCTTTGCCCTGAGCAATCCGGGCCTCTGGGACTTCCAGCCCATGATCCAGACTGTTGCGCACCAGGTGAGTCAGGGGATCGATGATGCGCTCGATCAGGCTCTTGTCGAGTTCAGTGGCCTGGCCCTTGGTGATGAGCTTGATTTGTTTGCCAAGCTTCTGGGCATTTTCACGCACTACCCGCGGGAAGCGGCTGAAGACATAATCCATGGGCATCATGCGGATGGACATGACAGCTTCTTGAAGGTCGCGCGCATTGCGTTCGAGCTGCTCGATGCCGTTTAGCAGACGATCATGCAGAACTGGGTCCAGATACTGGGAAGTTTGCACCAACATGGCCTGGGTGATGACAAGTTCGCCCACCAGATTGATGATCTGATCAACCTTTTCCACCCCTACCCGAATCGTGCCGCTTTCTTTTTTGGCCTTGTGGGTGGATTTATCAACGGATTTATCCGTGGATTCCGGATGATCAGCGGGCGTATCCGGCTGGGCCGCAGTTGCCGGGGCGGCCACTGGCGCCTCGGGGATCGGGGCTGGAGCCGCCTGTTCTGCCGGCGCCTGTGCCGCCGGGACCGGCGCAGGCTGGGCAGATGCAGCCGCCATCGGTAGGGCCTCGCGGGCGATCTGCACCTGGTCCTGATTGACAATAAAGCAGCAGACCGCTTCGAGGTCACCAATCGGCGTCGTCGTCTGGAGCCACAGGGACAAATTGCCATCCGTGTTGTCGCGTTGCAGAATTTCGCCCATGAGGGCCATTTCATTGACCAGCGGTTCGACGTCCTTGGACTGGATATTGCTGACGCGCACATGCACTGGCAAATCCGCTGAGCTTGTCACGGGAGCGGCTGGCGATGCGGGAGCGACAGGAGGCGAGACGGGCGTTGCCGCTGCAGGGGCCGCAGGCGCAGCGGCGCCTTGCTGGTGCTCCAGGGCCAACTGGCGCAACTGGTCGCAGATACGCTCGTAGGTTTTTTGATTGGGTTTGTCAGAGCCGCGATACGCGGCGACTTGTTCGGTCAGCACGTCCTTGGTTTCCAGAAAAAGGTCGATCATGTCCTGGCGTAAAGCAAGTTCGCCATGGCGGATGAGATCCAGCAGATTTTCCAGTAGATGGGTAGTTTTGGCGAGCTCTTCGAAGCAGCCAAAGGTCCCTGCCCCACCTTTGATGGAATGGGCCGCCCGAAAAATACCGTTGAGATCATCAGTATCCGGACGATCAAGATCCAGCCCCAACAGCAGCTGTTCCATATTGGCCAACAGCTCGTCTGCCTCGTCAAAGAATGTATCGTAGAACTCGCTGAGGTCCACACCTGCACTCATGATTGCCTCATTTTAGTTGGGGGGCGCCGGCGTTTGGATCGGCACACCAAGGGGTTGAGTATCATTGTCCGGAGAAAGGTCTCCGGCGGAAATAGCCGCCTGGGGCGGCACAACACCCATATTGACTTCCGCATCAGGGCGAATAGAGTCGATTGGGGACTGTGCAGCGCCAGACACCGCAGACTGTCCGGTTTCTGAAGTCGTTATACCAGATGTTGCAGCACCTGGGGGAGTCTGATTTTTCTTGGCTTCATCCAATAATTCTTGCAGCTGGGCCCCATGCGCCCCTGCTGCATTTTGCCGATCAATGCGGCGCTCAGCGGCACGATTGAGTACCAGAATGCTGATACGACGATTTACCTCGGCCAGAGGATCGTCCTTAATCAGGTTGACGGTATCGCCCAAGCCCAGGATGCGCTTGACCTTTTTTTCAACCAGGCCGCCTGTCACCAGTTCGCGACGCGCCGAATTGGCGCGGTCAGCAGAAAGTTCCCAGTTGCTGTAACTGCGGTCCCCCGACGCATACGGCATGGCATCCGTGTGCCCGGATAAGGTGATGGCATTGGGAAGCTGGTTAATCGGCGGTGCGAGTTCGCGCAGGATATCGCGCATATAGGGCTGCACATGAGCGCTGCCCGTGGCAAACATGGGGCGGTTTTTTTGATCCAGAATCTGGATGCGCAAACCATCCGGCGTCATGTCCAGCAACAGCTGGGGCCGGAACTGCTTGAGCACTGGGTTATGTTCGATCAGGTTTTCCAGTTGTTCCTTGAGATTTTCGAGATTCGTCTGATCCTGCACGTCCTCGACATCCAGCGAAGACGAGGGTGTCGGCGGCGGGCTGATATTGGGAATCGGGCTGGGCTGCCCCCCAGGAATGATCGATTTGCTGTTATCGAGATTTTCCCCGCCGGTCACCGCAGTGATCAAGGGCGTGCGAAAGTATTCAGCAATGCCCTGGAGTTCGCTTTTTGGGACCAACGACAACAGCCACATGACCAGAAAAAATGCCATCATGGCCGTCATGAAGTCGGCGTAGGCGATCTTCCAGCTACCCCCGTGATGGGCCTCGCCATAGGCGCGCTTGCGCCGCACGACGACCCGACCGGTATCCTGTTTGGCCATGCCTGATGCCCTCGTCTAGCGTCCAGCGCCCTGGTTTTTGACTTGCTTCACGTGGGCTTCAAGCTCGATGAAAGAAGGACGCACCGTGGAGAACAGAACCTTACGGCCGAACTCGACCGACAGGGGGGGGGGATAGCCATTCATGCTGGCCAGCAAGGTGACCTTGATGCATTCCAGGACTTTGATGGAAGCAATCGACTGGCGTTCTACCGCAGAGGCAAACGGCGACACAAAGCCATAAGACAGCAAAATACCCAGGAACGTGCCTACCATGGCCTTGGCG belongs to Castellaniella sp. and includes:
- the cheA gene encoding chemotaxis protein CheA, with the protein product MSAGVDLSEFYDTFFDEADELLANMEQLLLGLDLDRPDTDDLNGIFRAAHSIKGGAGTFGCFEELAKTTHLLENLLDLIRHGELALRQDMIDLFLETKDVLTEQVAAYRGSDKPNQKTYERICDQLRQLALEHQQGAAAPAAPAAATPVSPPVAPASPAAPVTSSADLPVHVRVSNIQSKDVEPLVNEMALMGEILQRDNTDGNLSLWLQTTTPIGDLEAVCCFIVNQDQVQIAREALPMAAASAQPAPVPAAQAPAEQAAPAPIPEAPVAAPATAAQPDTPADHPESTDKSVDKSTHKAKKESGTIRVGVEKVDQIINLVGELVITQAMLVQTSQYLDPVLHDRLLNGIEQLERNARDLQEAVMSIRMMPMDYVFSRFPRVVRENAQKLGKQIKLITKGQATELDKSLIERIIDPLTHLVRNSLDHGLEVPEARIAQGKEPEGTLILSAQHNGGQIIIDVIDDGAGLNRDRILKKAIAQGFPVSESTPDDELWQLIFAPGFSTAEKVTDISGRGVGMDVVRRNIQSMGGHVQLSSRKGVGTTTRIVLPLTLAILDGMSVKVGEETFILPLSHVTESMQASPEQIHSISDTEQMLHVRGEYLPVVPLHEVFNVDGAETDLTKAIAVILQAEDQRFALLVDHLIGQHQVVVKNLETNYRKVPGISAATILGDGSVALIVDVFALRRTTAQRQVTAA